The nucleotide window GATGAGCACTGcttatttataaaactgaaAAAGTAAAAGTTTGATATAAATTCATAATGGGAAGAAAACGAAATGTATTCatacgtgatttttatattattgaagGCTCTAATGGAGAATGtaaactttgtaaaaaaaaacgagtGCACTCTGTTTAACTAATATGAAAAGACATTTACAAAAGGACCATAGTGATATATATGATGACAAAAGGGCTAAAATAGAAAGCAGTGAAGTAAGCAAAAAcgataaaagaattaaatttaccGTTGAAATGTCCGTGAATGAAGTTGTTAATTCATGCATCACTTTGTTAACTAAACAATCAGTGCCCTTGTCACATTTTGATAGTGAGCCATTTAATACATTAACAAACCCAATATTTGATGGTCTAcatattccaaaaataaacTCAAGAAATATTTTACACCATTTGAAAGATCAGTgtgataacttaaaaaataatataagaaatttaacaaaaaataaaatactttgctTAAAAATGGATACAGCTACTCGCCACGATCGGGCTATTTTGGGTGTAAATGTGCAAATAATCACATCCAATAAACTTGAAATATTCACACTAGCCATGCTTGAATTGAAACAGAAACATACTGCGCAATATTTAACcactaaaattgaaaatgttttgaaaagtttcaataTAGATAAAGCGCAAGTTTATGCAGTAACCACTGATAACGGCAGGAATATGGTGAAAGCGGTGGAGCTGTTATCATTGCATAGTGATGACGAAGAAAGTGACAGTGAAATAGAAGATAATTACGAAAGTATTGTGTGTAATGTAagattcgaaaatattatttctattaaatgTGCTGCCCACACATTACAGTTAGCTGTTAAAGACTTTTTAGATAACTTAAATACAAATGTAGTGAATAAGTCACggaattgtgtaaaatatttgagaacacCTGCATATCGGTAAGTTATTTCCTTAAACTTCGCATGTACAAAATGTGTCCTTGTCAAATTTTTCATTCTATTCCAGACATAGTATAAAAAGTAGCCAAACCCACAAACCAATATTGGACGTACCAACACGTTGGAGCTCCACTTTTAACATGTTGAAGCGACTTCTACacttaaaagaattttgctgtGAAAATTTGCCATTATCCGAGCAACTCCAAAGACATGAGTGGGCGGAACTAGAAAAAATGATGCAGGTTCTACAACCAGTAAATACTCTGACGCTGAAActacaaaaatctaaattattGTTCggagatttttataaaaattggctagagcttatttttattctaaaagACTTCAATACTAAGATGGCCAGACAACTTCTGGATCACATCGAAAAAAGGCAAACAAAGTTGCTTGAACGTGACACTATGTATGCAGCCCTATTTTTAGACCCCAGATTTAAGCGTGTGTTGTCAAATAGAGAATAAATTCGgccaaaaatcattttaaaaaaatggtgCTCAAGCTAGGTGAGCtaagacaataaatttaaaataatttgtaataatttataatatatttttaatgttttgtttgttattttttttaatgttttcttatttgtattgtatttaagaaaaacacTGAAACTCACCGATTTTCCTGCTGGACACCACCTGTTGCAGAAGACTTATTTCTAATAGATGAAAGCTCCGTTGCAAGCTCTCGATCTTTATTAGCTGACGGTTTAAAGTCAATGGAGATGAATTATTCGTCTTCGGATGAAGATGACATTCCTACGTCAATAAATGACAGCCTccgaaaaacatattttgaaatagataattataaagaaaaacgTTTGGATACTTCTGCTAATTTATTGGAATATTGGGAGAGCAAAAAATTTGCGTATCCATGGCTTCGAAAATTAGCTTTAATTGTTCATTCTGTACCTGCCACTCAAGTCAGTATAGAAAGGTAATTTTCGGCACTCAGATTGATATTGGGAGATTTGAGATATAATTTATCTGAGGAACATTTAGAATCGATTATGATGGTAAAATTGAACACCTGACTTGGATGGTGGCTTGAATGGCAGCCAAAACGTATAAGCCTCTCGCAGTAGTAACCATTACTTTTTAAGTTTTACTTAAGCtaagaattttagaatttttttatttcgctctATTCACATTTTATAGCTGATACATTTTCCatgatattttcataattttctatattttaattgtcaGTTTCTTCTTTATCACTACGCCTAATTTTGCTTCTTCTGAATACTGTTTTAATTAAAGCATTGCTACCGTGAATATATCTACGTAAGGGTTTATTGGACGTTTGATAATGGATAAGTCGCATATATTCATGTATAAAAATTGGAATGATGGAGCATATTGTAATACATacggcataaataaataaataaaaattttgaattgatttttattattgataaaaaaaaactaaaatcaaataacttttatttttgatctaaatatataaaaatcaaaaataactcttattttttgattttttgataaaagtcATAAGAGTTACGGTCCCTGGTTTAAAATGATccagcaggcttacccagatgttgctttatatagaagtggtgtgttttggtgacaccaggcctttttgggaGACCTgtgacttcgacaaacaccgacaatgtgactcgtgtacGGAAAGTTTCGAACTCAGACGTCGACTTTTATCAAAATCTTTGGTTCATGGCAATGTGACGGAACACATGAACATGAACATGCGAAAcgtgtgcgcgaagatggtcccaaaagtactcgctgacgaccagaaattgcagcgagtggaagtgtgccaaggaAATTTGAACTTGTGTGAAAGCGGCcccattttgaaaatttttaaggaaTTGTAACAATTggctcaacattttttttaaatcgactcagttctattacttaCCAGACAAACCCtgctttcataaaattttactagAACCATttaaaagacaacaacaaagacaAAGCTACTTGAATGAATGTACGCCGCGGTTTCAGAGAAAAGGTCGCTTTTATGTAAGCCCGAATCTATCCGATTCTCCTCTCTAACATTAAAATGCACAATGAAAACCTTATTAAGATTATAAATACGCAGTGTCAAAGTTGctaaattctttttaattatgCACACGTAAATGTGCGAAAGTTTTAAACACTGGTCgaggtaaacaaaaacaaccaaaatatACTAATAAACCAGCAAGAATATAGCCGtaactatataagtatattaggGTAGTACTATTTTTTGTAGAAGTCCAACTACTACTACTCTGATTGgttatatatggtatgtacatTCACACATTGCGCAAGCTAGATTTTAATACATTGTATTCATGAACAACGCAGACCTTTTATTCCATTCATACTTCATCCACTGCCCCAATTATCggagaagagaaagagaaacaaaaaacatgtaaattcgggtgtaaccgaaaaCTTCTTACTCATTATTTTATCTATAAttacaatattattacaaatttattaaagttttattgtGTTTACTTCATTGATTTCTAAATTATAACCACACACCccaaaatttggttgaaattggtcaaGCAATCCCTGTGATTTTTCATTCGTTCGGACGTTTCTATATCCATTAGcgttttttgtactttttgacCTTACCACCATGGCGTTCGCTAAATGTGCCATGCCAAAAAGCACCACCCTTATCCTTTTCATATATACTATAGactagctgttaccctgtgtgcctcgctacacctaaatcgattaaaactcttaagggtttttactctgtgttttatttattgttgtaaaactgttacttatttataaaacatattggtatacaacatttttggttttccacctggcgcgtaaatgaataagcaccttggtgttcccactctcgagcatgcgacgaacaattggccgtgggagaagcacggttctttcaaattgacgccgcacacttgaaacgtttgcccttgcgatttgttgatggtcatcgcaaaggcaagacgtactgggaactgcaagcgcttaaattcaaacggcatgtccgttggaatcatgggaatgcgtggtaagagtacgacatcacctgctgccttgccatttagtattgttgcttcaatcaaatttggccacaattttttgactgaaagccttgtgcattacacaaagtcggtggattaagatttcgtagaagtataatgggtgaaccgactttcaggaccaaacgatgcggtggcagaccggggggatccaaagaattcaagaactcagttggataattgactacttcatcttgattcaaaacgctatcaatcgatatatatgttgtagcttctcctggcagtttttcttgaatggcaaaattgatttcgttgacgtgtacatTTTTTGGTGCCAATATTGCGCGTTCACTTAAATAATCGTTGCGTTGATAGTATTCAACAAAattcggaaatacactttcaatcaattattccttcgattgtaaaagtgtacaaaagttgttcagcaatgtgatcaaaccggtatcatcgattggtattttgccttcgccaatgtccaacaactgcttcgaaaacgccgctgcggatcgatcattttgcaattggactcgcatattgatggtaagagtcagcctttcaacatgtctcca belongs to Bactrocera dorsalis isolate Fly_Bdor chromosome 1, ASM2337382v1, whole genome shotgun sequence and includes:
- the LOC125775904 gene encoding uncharacterized protein LOC125775904 is translated as MKRHLQKDHSDIYDDKRAKIESSEVSKNDKRIKFTVEMSVNEVVNSCITLLTKQSVPLSHFDSEPFNTLTNPIFDGLHIPKINSRNILHHLKDQCDNLKNNIRNLTKNKILCLKMDTATRHDRAILGVNVQIITSNKLEIFTLAMLELKQKHTAQYLTTKIENVLKSFNIDKAQVYAVTTDNGRNMVKAVELLSLHSDDEESDSEIEDNYESIVCNVRFENIISIKCAAHTLQLAVKDFLDNLNTNVVNKSRNCVKYLRTPAYR